The genomic region GGGTGGACGAGCAGCTCGCCGCCGTCGGGCGGAGGGCCGGTGCCGCGACCACCCAGTGGCGGCAGTACCAGCGCGCCCACACCGCGATCCGTCAGGCCGACGACGCCGGCAACTGGGACGCCGCCGTGCAGCAGGCGATCGGCTCCGGCCAGACCTCGGCGAACAGCTCGTTCGCCGCGTTCGACCGGACGTCGACCACGCTGCTCGCGCAGACCAGTGACAGTACGCAGGCACGGCTCGCCGATGCGCGGGGGTCGCTGCCGCCGATCGGCTGGCTCGGACTGCCGATCGGGATCGCGGCCGCACTGCTCGCGGCCTGGGGCCTGTCGCAGCGACTGGGGGAATACCGATGAGGAAGCACCTGATCGCCGCCGGCAGCGCGCTGACGCTGCTCGCGCTGACCGCTTGCGGCTCCGGCGACTACTCGGCCACCGAGCTGCCGCCGAAGCCCGCCGCACCGACCAGTACGGCGCCGCCGCCGGCCGGGCCGACCTGCACCAACAACGGCACCGCCGAGCTGCGCTCCTACGCGCCCAAGGGCCCGGTGCCGCCAACCGGCGGCGTGCTGGAGCCCGGATCGACCATGGCGAAGATCAAGCAGCAGGGCCGGTTGCGCGCCGGGATCTCCGCCGACAGCCTGAACCTCGGCTCGCGCAATCCGATCACCGGCGCGATCGAGGGCTTCGACATCGACATGGTCCGCGAGGTCGCCCGGGCGATCTTCGGCGACCCGAACAAGGTCGAGCTGGTGGTGATCTCCAGCCCGCAGCGGATCCCGGTGCTGCAGCAGAACACGGTCGACATCGTCGCCCGGAACATGACCATCAACTGTGCCCGCTGGCAGCAGATCGCGTTCTCGGCCGAGTACTACCGGTCCGGCCAGAAGGTGCTGGTGCAGCGCGACTCCACCGCGCGCACGCTGGCCGACCTGCCCGGCCGGACGATCTGCGCGCCGGCCGGGTCGACCAGCCTGGACAACCTGAAGAAGTTCTACCCCGAGGTCAAGCCGATCACCGCGGACACCGACACCGGCTGCCTGGTGCTCTTCCAGCAGGGCAAGGCGTACGGCATCACCGGTGACGACACCGTGCTCGCCGGTGAGGCCGCGCAGGACCCGTACGCGAAGATCCTGCCGGAGCCGCCGTTCAGCCAGGAGCCGTACGGGCTGGGCATGAACAAGGACGAGGTCGACTTCGTCCAGTTCGTCAACGGTGTGCTGGAGCAGATGAAGGCCGACGGGCGCTGGAAGGCGTCCTACGACAAGTGGCTCGCGCCCACCCTCGGGCCGGCCCCGGCGCCGCCGAAAGCGCTCTACGGCAGGGCCACGTGACGCTTAGGACCCCGACCGCCGTCGCGCCGGCGCCTCCCGGACGGATCGGCAGCAGCATTCCCGCCGCGGAACTGCTGGCGTTCCTCGACGCGCTGGGGACCTGGCGCGACCGGCGGCGCGCGGAGCTGGACGAGCTCGACCACGCTGCCCTGCACGCGCCCGACGCGGATGCGCTGAGCGCCGACGTCGTGCTCAGCATGGCCGTCTGGAAGGCGGTCTCGGACCGGTACGAACTGATCCTGCTCACCTGGGACAGCGGCCGGGTCGGACCGACGGAGACCGAGCGGATCTCGACGCTGATCTGGGGCGGTCTGGACACCGGCGTCGGTGCCCGGTCGGGTGCGAGCGGTGCGGACGCCGGCAGCGGGCTCGGGCACGGCCTGGGCGCGGGCACCGGGTCACTGGCGGTTTCGTTGCCTGAGGCATGTACCTTGTCGGACGCGCTGGCGGCGACGTTGCGGGCCAAGCTGGCGCTGGATCCCGGCGACGCCGACCTGGCCGCCCGGTTGCGACAGCTCCGGGCGCAGGTGGAGCGCATCAACGACCTGGTGGCGCGCGAGCCCGCGATCAGCCGCAACGAGGCGATCGCGAGGCACCACGACCTGGACCGCCGGGTCACCGACCTGGCCGAGCGATCCAAGCGTGGGGCCGATGTCGGTGGGCTGATCGGGCCGCTGGAGATCGACGCCGCTCGGGTCGAGCGGGACCTGATCGTCGGCTCTGCGACCCGGCGCGAGCGTGCCGCCGACGTGGCGCGGGCCCGGACGCTGCGGACCGAACTGGAGGCCGAGGGGGCCGCGGTACGGGCGCTGGCGGATCGGTGCGTTGCCCAGGTGCAGCAGGCGCCGCGACTCGGCGTACCGGATGTGACCGCGCTCGGGCCGGTGCCGAACACGCCGGCCGAGCTGGAGAAGTACCTGACCCGGCTGGACGCCGTACGGCGTGCGCTGGGGCAGGCGCAGTCGGCGTACGGGGCGGCGTTGGAGCGGCGGGACGAGCTGGCCGCCCGGCTGGACGCGTACCGGGTGAAGGCCGGCAGCGTCGCGCGGACGAGTGGGACCACCGAAGACCTGGCCGAGCTGTACCGGCGTGGCCGTGAGGTGCTGAAGGCCGAGCCGGTTGACCTGGTTCGGCTGCAGGCGCTCGTAGCGGCGTACCAGACCTATCTGGACACCAGTGGCACGGTCGGCCCGGCCGGGCGCGCCACAGGAGGGACGACATGACCACCATCGCCTGCACCCAGCCCGGCTGCTCCGGCACCATCATGGACGGCTACTGCGACATCTGCGGCTCCCCCGCCTCCACTGGCGCCGGCACCAGCGCAGCACCTGGAGGCGACGCAGGCCTGGCCGGCGACGGAGCTCCAGGGATCGGGGCGCCGACCGTGAACGGGGTGTGCGCGCAGCCCGGGTGCGGCGGCGCCGTGGTCGACGGGTACTGCGACGTCTGCGGCACACCTGGCGGTACCGCCGCCAGCAGCGCGGGCGGTTGGGGCGGCAGCACGGTTGGCAGCGGCACGGCCGGCGGCGGTGGTGGCGGGGAGGCGATCAGCTCACCTTCTACCGTGTCTCGGGCGTCGAACCGGCTGGCGTCCACGCCGCTGGGGTCGGCCCGGGCGCAGGCGGCCGGGTCGAAGTTGACTCGGCGGCTGGGCACCTCGTCGACCAGATTGCGCGGTGCCAGGCTCGGCGCCGGGTTGACCAGCGTGCCGCCGATTCCCCCGATCGACGCCAGTCGGGCGATCCTGACCAACCCGATGGTGCCGGAGGACCGCCGCAACTGCCCGAACTGCGGCAACCCGGTCGGCCGGTCGCGGGGCGACCAGCCGGGCCGGACCGAGGGCTTCTGCCCGAAGTGCCGCAGCCCGTTCTCGTTCTCGCCGAAGCTGCACCAGGGCGACCTGGTCGGCGGCCAGTACCAGGTGGCCGGCTGCCTGGCGCACGGTGGCTTCGGCTGGATCTACCTGGCCCAGGACAAGAACGTGTCCGACCGCTGGGTGGTGCTCAAGGGCCTGCTGAACTCCGAGGACCCCGACGCGGTCGCGGCGGCGATCGCCGAGCAGCAGTTCCTGGCCCAGGTCGAGCACCCGCTGATCGTGGAGATCTACAACTTCGTCACCCACGAAGGCGCCGGCTACATCGTGATGGAGTACGTCGGCGGCACCTCGCTGAAGACGTTGCTCAAGCAGCGCATGCAGGCCAACGGCGGCCGGTACGACCCGCTGCCGGTGGACCAGGCGATCGCCTACCTGCTGGAGATCATGCCGGCGTTCTCTTACCTGCACGACCTCGGCCTGGTCTACTGCGACTTCAAGCCGGACAACATCATCCAGGTCGGCGACGCGGTGAAGCTGATCGACCTCGGAGGTGTCCGCCGGATCGACGACATGGACTCCGCCATCTACGGCACGGTCGGCTACCAGGCCCCCGAGGTACCGGAGGTCGGTACGTCGGTCGCCTCCGACATCTACACCCTCGGCCGGACGCTGGCCGTGCTGGCGATGGAGTTCCGCGGCTACCAGTCGAAGTACCTGGCGTCGCTGCCGCCGGTCGCGGAGGTACCGCTGTTCCAGGAGTACGACTCGTTCTACCGGCTGCTGCTCAAGGCCTGCGCGAAGGACCCGGCCGACCGGTTCGTGTCCGCCGACGAGCTGCGCGTGCAGCTGC from Kribbella flavida DSM 17836 harbors:
- a CDS encoding glutamate ABC transporter substrate-binding protein — encoded protein: MRKHLIAAGSALTLLALTACGSGDYSATELPPKPAAPTSTAPPPAGPTCTNNGTAELRSYAPKGPVPPTGGVLEPGSTMAKIKQQGRLRAGISADSLNLGSRNPITGAIEGFDIDMVREVARAIFGDPNKVELVVISSPQRIPVLQQNTVDIVARNMTINCARWQQIAFSAEYYRSGQKVLVQRDSTARTLADLPGRTICAPAGSTSLDNLKKFYPEVKPITADTDTGCLVLFQQGKAYGITGDDTVLAGEAAQDPYAKILPEPPFSQEPYGLGMNKDEVDFVQFVNGVLEQMKADGRWKASYDKWLAPTLGPAPAPPKALYGRAT
- a CDS encoding serine/threonine-protein kinase — translated: MTTIACTQPGCSGTIMDGYCDICGSPASTGAGTSAAPGGDAGLAGDGAPGIGAPTVNGVCAQPGCGGAVVDGYCDVCGTPGGTAASSAGGWGGSTVGSGTAGGGGGGEAISSPSTVSRASNRLASTPLGSARAQAAGSKLTRRLGTSSTRLRGARLGAGLTSVPPIPPIDASRAILTNPMVPEDRRNCPNCGNPVGRSRGDQPGRTEGFCPKCRSPFSFSPKLHQGDLVGGQYQVAGCLAHGGFGWIYLAQDKNVSDRWVVLKGLLNSEDPDAVAAAIAEQQFLAQVEHPLIVEIYNFVTHEGAGYIVMEYVGGTSLKTLLKQRMQANGGRYDPLPVDQAIAYLLEIMPAFSYLHDLGLVYCDFKPDNIIQVGDAVKLIDLGGVRRIDDMDSAIYGTVGYQAPEVPEVGTSVASDIYTLGRTLAVLAMEFRGYQSKYLASLPPVAEVPLFQEYDSFYRLLLKACAKDPADRFVSADELRVQLLGVLREVVAAKQGQGAAQHSTSSLLFGSPGDRAAGLGEAALPWQRLPSMLPDDTDKMAGWLKTVSVPDPGVRLELLVGAPESSAQVLLEIAQSALEAGQYDVVDTAVADLLAADPWEWRAVWISGLVALARNDSRTAQSAFNAVYGQVPGELAPKLALAVSCELSGEYDVAEGLYLTCARTDANYIAPSAFGLAAIRAQRGDLDGAVAALDLVPQTSGAYIRSRRLRAGLLAGSGRGLAALAEAMNSIEALTIDPVDRANLSANVFLSALEVVRRAGSDPQLRISGRAATEPELRDGLEAAYRELAGHARSREERIALVDLANEVRGWTLR